A window of the Synechococcus sp. JA-3-3Ab genome harbors these coding sequences:
- the cobJ gene encoding precorrin-3B C(17)-methyltransferase: MKLALFAPSPRARRLANSLIPLLGKEVSCWSKADPQGLPSPWQAYGDPKDPTAPRSLAEAVAQTWPQVQGCLFILAAGSVVRLIAPLLQDKQRDPAVVVVDEAGRWAISLCGGHVGGADALARQVAATLGAQPVLTSASEGLGIPPLDLLGDPYGWRRGAGDWNGVAAALTRGEPVAVHQTCGTRLWRQAWPADHPLVASSPPHPVAQIWIGEYLSPPTGIPTVHWHPRVLWVGVGCERGTTRVWLEGSLRRLLQAQGLAFEAIAGLATLELKQNEPGLLELAQAYGWPIEFFSAEALAGIPVPHPSEAVRQAVGTPSVAEAAALLAAQTCQTWGRGDKVPERPSCVAEKVEPFGGATLLCPKQVFTSKTEGACTLAIARAAQEYSPRSGHLWLIGTGPGDLGQLTLAARMALTQADVVVGYQLYLDLVDPLLHPGQIREASPITQELQRAKQAIAWAQQGLKVAVISSGDAGIYGMAGLVLECLVRSGWDGIRPSLEVLPGISAFQAAAARLGAPLMHDFCAISLSDLLTPWPVIAKRLQAAAAADFVVALYNPRSRQRVDPFLKALQIFLQARPAHTPVALARNLYRPGETLRLTTLGELDPEQVDMLTLVLIGNSQTFRHGDRLITPRGYCLGEEPT, from the coding sequence ATGAAGCTTGCTCTGTTTGCCCCCAGCCCGCGCGCCCGCCGGTTGGCCAACTCTCTGATCCCGCTCTTGGGCAAGGAGGTGAGCTGCTGGAGCAAAGCTGACCCGCAGGGGCTGCCCTCCCCCTGGCAGGCTTACGGGGATCCCAAGGATCCCACAGCGCCCAGATCTCTGGCAGAAGCCGTTGCCCAAACCTGGCCCCAGGTGCAGGGCTGTCTCTTCATCTTGGCCGCAGGGTCGGTGGTGCGGCTCATTGCCCCCCTCTTGCAGGACAAGCAGCGGGATCCAGCGGTGGTGGTGGTGGACGAAGCCGGTCGCTGGGCTATTAGCCTGTGCGGGGGACATGTGGGGGGGGCCGATGCCCTGGCGCGGCAGGTGGCCGCTACCTTGGGAGCCCAGCCGGTTCTCACCTCTGCTTCCGAGGGGCTGGGGATCCCGCCTTTGGATTTGCTGGGGGATCCCTACGGCTGGCGGCGGGGCGCTGGAGATTGGAACGGGGTGGCAGCCGCCTTGACGCGGGGAGAGCCGGTGGCCGTTCACCAGACCTGCGGCACGCGGCTTTGGCGACAAGCTTGGCCGGCAGATCATCCCCTAGTGGCCTCCTCTCCTCCCCATCCCGTTGCCCAGATCTGGATTGGGGAATACCTCTCCCCTCCCACGGGGATCCCGACAGTGCACTGGCATCCGCGGGTGCTCTGGGTGGGGGTGGGCTGCGAGCGGGGCACTACCCGCGTTTGGCTAGAGGGATCCCTGCGCCGCCTGTTGCAGGCCCAGGGGCTGGCTTTTGAGGCCATTGCCGGCTTGGCCACCTTGGAGCTGAAGCAAAACGAGCCGGGTCTTCTGGAGCTGGCCCAAGCCTATGGCTGGCCCATTGAGTTTTTCTCGGCAGAGGCTTTGGCTGGGATCCCAGTGCCCCACCCTTCGGAGGCGGTGCGGCAGGCGGTGGGCACTCCCTCCGTAGCCGAGGCGGCTGCCCTCTTGGCAGCTCAGACTTGTCAGACTTGGGGAAGAGGTGACAAGGTTCCTGAGAGGCCATCCTGTGTTGCGGAGAAGGTAGAGCCCTTTGGGGGAGCAACCCTCCTCTGCCCCAAGCAGGTCTTCACCTCGAAAACCGAAGGGGCCTGTACCCTGGCCATTGCCCGCGCGGCGCAGGAGTATTCCCCTCGCAGCGGCCACCTCTGGCTCATCGGCACTGGTCCTGGGGATCTGGGTCAATTGACTTTGGCTGCCCGTATGGCTTTAACTCAGGCCGATGTGGTTGTTGGCTACCAGCTTTATCTGGATCTGGTGGATCCCCTTTTGCACCCCGGCCAAATTCGGGAGGCCTCTCCCATTACCCAAGAGCTGCAGCGGGCCAAACAGGCCATCGCTTGGGCGCAGCAGGGGCTGAAGGTGGCGGTGATTTCTTCGGGGGATGCCGGCATTTACGGCATGGCGGGCTTGGTGCTGGAGTGCTTGGTCCGCTCTGGCTGGGATGGGATCCGCCCTTCTCTGGAGGTGCTGCCGGGGATCTCTGCCTTCCAGGCGGCTGCTGCCCGGCTGGGGGCTCCGCTGATGCACGACTTCTGCGCCATTTCCCTCTCGGATTTGCTTACCCCCTGGCCAGTGATTGCAAAACGCCTGCAGGCGGCTGCAGCTGCCGATTTTGTGGTGGCCCTTTACAACCCCCGCTCCCGGCAGCGGGTGGATCCCTTCCTCAAGGCTCTGCAGATCTTTTTGCAGGCCCGGCCCGCCCATACCCCTGTGGCTTTGGCCCGCAACCTCTACCGCCCTGGCGAAACTCTCCGCCTTACCACCCTGGGGGAGCTGGATCCAGAGCAGGTGGACATGCTCACCCTGGTTCTTATCGGCAACTCTCAGACCTTTCGCCATGGGGACCGGCTGATTACCCCGCGGGGCTATTGCCTGGGCGAAGAACCCACTTGA
- a CDS encoding UPF0182 family protein — translation MPEPLRQHIRYPQDLFRVQVQQFATYHMTDPRVFYNREDQWQIPNQFRKRRRLPMQPQYLILTLPEDPQKGSPNQPEFVLLSPFTPLNKQNMVAWMAARCDGENYGKLLVYEFSKQRLIYGPEQVEARVNQDPAISEQIALWNEHGSRVNLGTLLVIPIETSLLYIQPLYLEAEQGRLPQLTRVIAAYEDRVVMEPTLSQALEALFSPTGSRRSNR, via the coding sequence ATGCCGGAGCCGTTGCGGCAGCACATCCGCTACCCCCAAGATCTCTTCCGGGTGCAGGTGCAGCAATTTGCCACTTACCACATGACGGATCCCCGTGTTTTCTACAACCGGGAAGACCAGTGGCAGATCCCCAACCAGTTCCGCAAGCGGCGGCGCCTGCCCATGCAGCCCCAGTACCTCATCCTCACCTTGCCAGAGGATCCCCAAAAGGGATCCCCAAACCAGCCCGAGTTTGTCTTGCTTTCTCCCTTCACCCCCCTCAACAAACAAAACATGGTGGCCTGGATGGCGGCCCGCTGCGATGGGGAAAACTACGGCAAGCTGCTGGTGTACGAGTTTTCCAAGCAGCGCCTCATCTACGGCCCAGAGCAAGTAGAGGCGCGGGTCAACCAGGATCCGGCCATTTCCGAGCAAATCGCCCTCTGGAACGAACACGGGTCGCGGGTGAACCTGGGCACCCTGCTGGTCATCCCCATCGAGACCTCGCTTCTCTACATCCAGCCCCTCTACCTGGAGGCAGAACAGGGCCGCCTGCCCCAGCTCACCCGGGTCATCGCTGCCTACGAAGACCGGGTGGTGATGGAGCCCACCCTCAGCCAGGCTCTGGAAGCCCTCTTCTCCCCCACCGGCAGCCGCCGCTCCAACCGCTGA
- the psbA gene encoding photosystem II q(b) protein, producing MTTVIQRRSTSNVWEQFCEWVTSTDNRLYIGWFGVLMIPTLLTATTCFIIAFIGAPPVDIDGIREPVSGSLLYGNNIITGAVVPSSAAIGLHFYPIWEAASLDEWLYNGGPYQLIVLHFLIGVFCYMGREWELSYRLGMRPWIAVAYSAPVAAATAVFLIYPIGQGSFSDGMPLGISGTFNFMLVFQAEHNILMHPFHQLGVAGVFGGALFSAMHGSLVTSSLIRETSEEESQNLGYKFGQEEETYNIVAAHGYFGRLIFQYASFNNSRSLHFFLAAWPVIGIWFTALGISIMAFNLNGFNFNQSIVDSNGRVVGTWADVLNRANLGMEVMHERNAHNFPLDLAAVEVAPAIRG from the coding sequence ATGACCACTGTTATCCAACGTCGCTCAACCAGCAACGTGTGGGAGCAGTTTTGCGAGTGGGTCACCTCCACCGACAACCGCCTCTACATCGGTTGGTTCGGGGTGCTGATGATCCCCACCCTGCTGACTGCCACCACCTGCTTCATCATTGCCTTCATTGGGGCTCCGCCGGTGGACATTGACGGCATCCGCGAGCCAGTTTCGGGTTCGTTGCTGTATGGCAACAACATCATCACCGGCGCGGTGGTGCCTTCTTCGGCTGCGATTGGCCTGCACTTTTACCCGATTTGGGAAGCCGCTTCTTTGGACGAGTGGCTGTACAACGGCGGCCCCTACCAGCTGATTGTGCTGCACTTTTTGATTGGGGTGTTCTGCTACATGGGCCGGGAGTGGGAGCTGAGCTACCGCTTGGGGATGCGTCCCTGGATTGCGGTGGCTTACTCGGCGCCGGTGGCGGCGGCGACGGCCGTGTTTTTGATTTACCCGATTGGGCAAGGCTCGTTTTCGGACGGGATGCCGCTGGGGATTTCGGGGACGTTCAACTTCATGTTGGTGTTCCAAGCGGAGCACAACATTTTGATGCACCCGTTCCACCAGCTGGGCGTGGCCGGCGTGTTTGGGGGTGCGCTGTTTAGTGCGATGCACGGGTCGTTGGTGACCTCGAGCCTGATTCGTGAGACTTCGGAGGAGGAGTCGCAGAACTTGGGTTACAAGTTTGGGCAAGAGGAAGAGACCTACAACATCGTGGCGGCGCACGGGTATTTTGGCCGGTTGATTTTCCAATATGCGTCGTTCAACAACAGCCGGAGCCTGCACTTTTTCCTGGCGGCGTGGCCGGTGATTGGGATTTGGTTTACGGCGCTGGGGATCAGCATCATGGCGTTCAACCTGAACGGGTTCAACTTCAACCAGTCGATTGTGGACAGCAACGGTCGCGTGGTTGGGACGTGGGCGGATGTGCTCAACCGTGCCAACCTGGGGATGGAAGTGATGCACGAGCGGAATGCGCACAACTTCCCGCTGGACCTGGCGGCGGTGGAAGTGGCGCCGGCCATCCGCGGCTAA
- a CDS encoding phycobilisome rod-core linker polypeptide: MGINASGGAVVSSPRLYQTVPLSTISQAEQQDRYLSRTELDRLDDFFSSGLKRLQIAEVIAANSEIIVSRAANRIFTGGSPMAYLERPEVTQDEKEAFKLGTAFYVESTGGFLEAIRNLFSASGVEIPPNFRPINISRYGAANMRKSLRDLSWFLRYVTYALVAGDPNILVVNTRGLREIIENACSAEATIVAIQEMKRASASYFRKDGEAVAIINQYFDVLLSEFIAPAPSDKLRQRNASTADGLPLQGLQLPQVYNLAAEKVPVFAMKPGLSNAEKEEVIKAAYRQVFERDIRRAYGLKLADLESKVKNGEISMKEFIRRLGKSELYRKQFYEPYINSRVVELAFRHFLGRAPETREEVQTYFAIVSSKGLAGLVDALVDSREYGDYFGEETVPYLRKLGVEAQTSANWGPKFDLYNYAAPRRKVPQFITLFARYNRPLPDQHAYGVGNDPLEIQFGAIFPKETRSLNASPAPFNKDVKRILIRRGFALTNERTNPKAAGDPGSLGPKVFKLTQTPGDRSRRLGVRAGVVGSEVSTQAVIRACYQQVYGYVPYEGQRLTRWEIKLESGEITVKEFVRQLAKSDLFRNKYWSSLYVCKAIEFIHRKLLGRPTYGRQEMNRLFDIASKQGFYAVVDAILDSEEYQQVFGEDVVPYERYLTPAGLARRRMRPGSSDMAVVTRPIRTDDDIPLFVKLGQPQDKPSGELEIQRRVQQGVPKVRQEVPIFKLTSLANKAEVNNLIRAAYRQIFERDMDIYNISAELSSAESKLRNGEITVKEFVEALGCSELYRSEFYAPYPNTKVIELGTKHFLGRAPLNQQEIRKYNQILATQGLKAFVRALLNTQEYRDLFGEDTVPYRRFPTLPAANFPNTQELYGRLTKQNKELVVPSFRPVGSNDRS; encoded by the coding sequence ATGGGTATCAACGCATCTGGCGGCGCAGTCGTCTCCAGCCCCCGTCTTTACCAAACCGTGCCCCTCTCCACCATCTCCCAGGCAGAACAGCAGGATCGCTACCTCTCGCGCACCGAGCTGGATCGCCTTGACGACTTTTTCTCCAGCGGTCTGAAGCGGCTGCAGATTGCCGAGGTCATCGCCGCCAACTCCGAAATCATTGTCAGCCGGGCTGCCAACCGCATCTTCACCGGCGGCTCCCCCATGGCCTACCTGGAGCGGCCAGAAGTCACTCAAGACGAGAAAGAAGCCTTTAAGCTGGGCACCGCCTTCTATGTGGAGTCCACGGGTGGCTTCCTCGAGGCCATCCGCAATCTCTTCAGCGCCAGCGGCGTGGAGATCCCGCCCAACTTCCGCCCCATCAACATCTCCCGCTACGGGGCTGCCAACATGCGCAAGTCCCTGCGGGATCTAAGCTGGTTCCTGCGCTATGTCACCTACGCCCTGGTGGCCGGGGATCCCAACATCCTTGTGGTTAACACCCGGGGCCTGCGGGAGATCATCGAAAACGCCTGCTCTGCCGAGGCCACCATTGTCGCCATCCAAGAGATGAAGCGGGCCTCAGCCAGCTACTTCCGCAAAGATGGCGAGGCGGTGGCCATCATCAACCAGTATTTCGACGTGCTCTTGAGCGAGTTCATTGCCCCTGCTCCCTCCGACAAGCTGCGGCAGCGCAACGCCAGCACCGCCGATGGCCTGCCCTTGCAAGGGCTACAGCTACCCCAGGTTTACAACTTGGCCGCAGAAAAGGTTCCCGTCTTTGCCATGAAGCCGGGGCTTTCCAATGCTGAGAAAGAAGAGGTCATCAAAGCCGCCTACCGGCAGGTGTTCGAGCGGGATATCCGCCGTGCCTATGGCCTTAAGCTGGCCGACCTGGAGTCGAAGGTGAAAAACGGCGAGATCTCCATGAAGGAGTTTATCCGCCGCCTGGGCAAATCCGAACTCTACCGCAAGCAGTTCTACGAGCCCTACATCAACAGCCGCGTTGTGGAGCTGGCCTTCCGCCACTTCCTGGGACGGGCACCAGAGACCCGTGAAGAGGTGCAGACCTACTTTGCCATCGTCTCCAGCAAGGGCCTGGCCGGCTTGGTGGATGCGCTGGTGGACAGCCGCGAGTACGGCGACTACTTCGGCGAGGAGACGGTGCCCTACCTGCGCAAGCTGGGGGTGGAAGCCCAAACCAGCGCCAACTGGGGGCCCAAGTTTGACCTCTACAACTACGCGGCTCCGCGCCGCAAGGTGCCCCAATTCATTACCCTCTTTGCCCGCTACAACCGCCCCCTGCCGGATCAGCACGCCTACGGTGTCGGCAACGACCCGCTGGAGATCCAATTTGGCGCCATCTTCCCCAAAGAAACCCGCTCCCTCAACGCCAGCCCCGCCCCCTTCAACAAGGATGTCAAGCGCATCCTTATTCGGCGCGGCTTTGCCCTCACCAACGAGCGCACCAATCCCAAGGCGGCAGGGGATCCCGGCAGCCTTGGCCCCAAAGTCTTCAAGCTTACCCAAACCCCTGGCGATCGCAGCCGGCGTTTGGGGGTGCGGGCCGGGGTTGTTGGCAGCGAAGTCTCGACCCAGGCGGTGATCCGCGCCTGCTACCAGCAGGTGTACGGCTATGTGCCCTATGAAGGCCAACGGCTAACCCGCTGGGAGATCAAGCTGGAGTCGGGCGAGATTACCGTCAAAGAGTTTGTCCGCCAGTTGGCCAAGTCAGATCTGTTCCGCAACAAGTACTGGTCTAGTCTCTATGTCTGCAAGGCCATCGAGTTCATCCACCGCAAGCTGCTGGGCCGGCCCACCTACGGCCGGCAGGAGATGAACCGGCTGTTTGACATCGCCTCCAAGCAGGGCTTCTACGCCGTGGTGGACGCCATCCTCGACAGCGAGGAGTACCAGCAGGTCTTCGGGGAAGACGTCGTGCCCTACGAGCGCTACCTCACCCCTGCCGGTCTAGCGCGGCGGCGCATGCGCCCCGGATCCAGCGACATGGCCGTGGTCACCAGGCCCATCCGCACCGACGACGATATCCCCCTCTTTGTCAAGCTGGGCCAGCCCCAGGACAAGCCCTCCGGCGAGCTGGAGATCCAGCGGCGAGTCCAGCAGGGGGTGCCCAAGGTGCGCCAGGAGGTACCCATCTTCAAGCTCACCAGCCTGGCCAACAAAGCCGAGGTCAACAACCTCATCCGCGCCGCCTACCGGCAGATCTTCGAGCGCGACATGGACATCTACAACATCAGCGCCGAGCTCAGCTCTGCCGAGTCCAAGCTGCGCAATGGCGAGATCACCGTCAAGGAGTTCGTCGAGGCGCTGGGGTGCTCGGAACTGTACCGCTCCGAGTTCTACGCTCCCTATCCCAATACCAAGGTGATCGAGCTGGGCACCAAGCACTTCCTGGGCCGCGCACCCCTAAACCAGCAGGAGATCCGCAAGTACAACCAGATCTTGGCCACCCAGGGGTTGAAGGCCTTCGTGCGCGCCCTGCTCAACACCCAGGAGTATCGCGATCTCTTCGGCGAGGACACGGTGCCCTACCGCCGCTTCCCCACCTTGCCGGCGGCCAACTTCCCCAACACCCAAGAGCTGTATGGCCGCCTCACCAAGCAAAACAAGGAGCTCGTGGTGCCCAGTTTCAGACCTGTTGGCAGCAACGATCGCAGCTAG
- a CDS encoding VOC family protein produces MVIPPGLMLPLIPLEVLLSTKGLMFLLLSAYGGAMWTFLSGAPRVHTIIVPDLEQARGFYEKVLKLPEAELPLQYYYGYEQSMVGYSLGSPSSKPTPASTPPCSSR; encoded by the coding sequence ATGGTCATCCCACCTGGACTGATGCTGCCCCTAATCCCCCTGGAGGTTTTGCTCTCCACGAAGGGGCTGATGTTTTTGCTGCTATCGGCCTATGGGGGGGCCATGTGGACATTCTTAAGCGGCGCCCCCCGCGTCCACACCATCATCGTGCCGGACTTGGAGCAGGCCAGAGGGTTTTACGAGAAGGTGTTGAAACTGCCGGAAGCGGAGCTGCCCCTGCAGTACTACTACGGCTACGAGCAGAGCATGGTCGGCTACAGCCTAGGATCCCCCTCATCCAAGCCTACGCCCGCATCTACCCCACCCTGTTCAAGCCGCTAG
- the ruvB gene encoding Holliday junction branch migration DNA helicase RuvB, with translation MAIISSRAAGAEDPGQRQQKSSARRRESKLAFARAEGLLQPQAHPSEAQEESLRPRTLAEYIGQTELKEVLSIAIAAARARGEPLDHLLFYGPPGLGKTTVAAVLAAEMGSRFYMTTAPALESPRDIAGYLVRLKQGDVLFIDEIHRLPKVTEELLYPAMEDFRLDITVGKGRSARITSIPLERFTLIGATTRIGALTSPLRDRFGQVQRLRFYEPHELAEIVLRSARLLNTSIDRAGAEEIARRSRGTPRIANRLLKRVRDYAQVRGDGHISREVAAAALELFQVDPMGLDWTDRKLLTVLVEQFGGGPVGLETMAAVTGEDPQTIEEVYEPYLLQIGYLQRTPRGRVVTPAALQHLGYTAQSPLPVWS, from the coding sequence ATGGCGATCATTTCTTCTCGGGCTGCGGGGGCTGAGGATCCCGGGCAGCGGCAGCAAAAGAGTTCTGCTCGCAGAAGAGAGTCGAAATTGGCTTTTGCTAGGGCGGAAGGGCTACTGCAACCGCAGGCTCACCCCAGCGAAGCTCAAGAAGAATCCCTGCGCCCGCGCACCCTGGCAGAGTACATTGGCCAGACAGAGCTGAAGGAAGTGCTCTCCATCGCTATTGCAGCGGCCCGCGCCCGCGGGGAGCCTTTGGATCACCTGCTGTTCTACGGCCCGCCTGGCTTGGGCAAAACCACGGTGGCCGCGGTGCTGGCGGCGGAGATGGGATCCCGCTTCTACATGACCACGGCCCCGGCGCTGGAGAGCCCCCGTGACATTGCCGGCTACTTGGTGCGCCTGAAGCAGGGGGACGTGCTGTTTATCGACGAGATCCACCGTCTGCCCAAGGTAACCGAAGAGCTGCTCTATCCAGCAATGGAGGATTTTCGCCTCGACATCACTGTTGGCAAGGGACGCTCGGCCCGCATCACCTCCATACCCCTGGAGCGCTTTACCCTCATCGGGGCCACTACCCGCATTGGCGCTCTGACTTCGCCGCTGCGGGATCGCTTTGGCCAGGTGCAGCGGCTGCGCTTCTATGAGCCCCACGAACTGGCGGAAATTGTGTTGCGCAGCGCTCGCCTCTTGAACACCTCCATTGACCGAGCGGGAGCCGAGGAGATTGCCCGCCGATCCCGAGGCACACCGCGCATTGCCAACCGCCTCCTGAAGCGAGTGCGCGATTATGCCCAGGTGCGGGGGGATGGCCACATCAGCCGTGAGGTGGCAGCCGCTGCCCTGGAGCTGTTTCAGGTGGATCCCATGGGTTTGGACTGGACGGATCGCAAGCTGCTGACGGTACTGGTGGAGCAGTTTGGGGGAGGGCCCGTGGGCTTGGAGACCATGGCCGCAGTGACAGGTGAAGATCCCCAGACAATTGAGGAGGTGTACGAGCCCTACCTGCTGCAGATTGGCTACCTGCAGCGCACGCCAAGGGGTCGGGTGGTTACCCCCGCTGCCCTGCAGCACTTAGGCTACACAGCCCAGTCCCCTCTGCCTGTGTGGAGCTAA
- the modB gene encoding molybdate ABC transporter permease subunit: protein MRDPSAIAQMSDYDLSPLWISLRIASLATAITFGVGTLAAYGMLHYRGRWRSLLEAILLAPLVLPPTMVGFLLLLLFGRRTLLGQLLASLNLSVIFTWYAGVITAVVVALPLMYRTALGAFQQIDPTLVAAARTLGASRAKIFTQVLIPLALPGILAGITLSFARALGEFGATLMLAGNIPGRTQTLSMAIFFAVQAGDMRGAAISSALVLGLSLGVMTAVNLWFQRRPWQRPPSRPLQVLTRRDLDFSTPAPRLWVDIDKKLPQFELQAQLSCDGRPLGLLGASGSGKSLLLRCIAGIETPDGGRILLNERALFDAEQGIRLPPAQRRVGVIFQNYALFPHLTVAQNIAFGIPAGLSEAEKQERIQAQLRLVKLKGWENRYPTELSGGQQQRVALARALASEPEILLLDEPFSALDAHLRSHLEQEMGEILADYKGVTLLVTHNIEEAFRLCGDLAVMEQGRIIAQGDKRQLFEAPPCLSVAQLTGCKNISRAKLLGPQRVLALDWGCELQVQGSPAGEYIAIRAHHLTFRPDGKLPNTFPAWLVKWSETPHRLTLFFRLGGPPAHRQDYHLQAEVWRERWREVETWGSPWWLQLDPRHLRVF, encoded by the coding sequence GTGAGGGATCCCTCTGCAATTGCCCAGATGAGCGACTACGACCTGTCTCCGCTGTGGATCTCGTTGCGGATTGCCAGCTTAGCCACAGCTATCACCTTTGGGGTGGGGACGCTGGCAGCTTATGGGATGTTGCACTACCGAGGTCGGTGGCGCTCTCTCCTCGAGGCCATCTTATTGGCGCCGCTGGTGTTGCCGCCCACCATGGTGGGGTTCCTATTGTTGCTGCTATTTGGTCGGCGAACCCTTCTGGGACAACTTTTGGCCTCGCTGAACTTGTCGGTCATCTTCACCTGGTATGCCGGGGTGATCACGGCAGTGGTGGTGGCCCTGCCCCTGATGTACCGCACGGCCTTGGGAGCTTTCCAGCAGATCGACCCGACGCTGGTGGCGGCAGCCCGCACGCTGGGGGCAAGCAGGGCCAAGATTTTTACGCAGGTGCTGATCCCTTTGGCCTTACCAGGGATCCTGGCGGGGATTACCCTCAGTTTTGCCCGCGCTCTGGGGGAGTTCGGCGCCACCTTGATGCTGGCAGGCAATATCCCGGGCCGCACGCAAACCCTGTCCATGGCCATCTTCTTTGCCGTTCAGGCGGGGGATATGCGGGGGGCGGCCATCAGCTCGGCCCTGGTCTTGGGGTTGTCCTTGGGGGTGATGACGGCAGTTAACCTTTGGTTTCAGCGACGGCCCTGGCAGCGACCTCCCTCTCGTCCTCTACAGGTTCTCACCAGAAGGGATCTGGATTTCTCAACTCCGGCCCCCCGCCTCTGGGTGGACATTGACAAGAAGCTGCCCCAATTTGAGCTGCAGGCGCAACTGAGCTGCGACGGGCGGCCATTAGGACTGCTGGGGGCCTCTGGATCCGGCAAAAGCCTACTTTTGCGCTGCATTGCCGGGATCGAAACCCCGGATGGTGGGCGCATTTTGCTCAACGAGCGGGCGTTGTTTGACGCCGAACAGGGGATCCGGCTGCCCCCCGCTCAGCGACGGGTAGGGGTGATCTTCCAGAACTACGCTCTGTTTCCCCATCTCACCGTCGCCCAGAACATCGCTTTTGGGATCCCTGCGGGCTTGAGCGAAGCGGAAAAACAAGAGCGGATCCAGGCCCAGCTGCGGTTGGTCAAGCTGAAGGGCTGGGAAAACCGCTATCCCACGGAGCTCTCTGGAGGACAGCAGCAGCGGGTGGCCCTGGCGCGAGCGTTGGCTTCTGAGCCGGAGATCTTGCTGCTAGATGAGCCTTTTTCTGCTTTGGATGCCCACCTGCGCAGCCATCTGGAGCAGGAGATGGGGGAGATCTTAGCCGACTACAAGGGAGTCACGCTTTTGGTAACCCACAACATTGAGGAAGCCTTCCGCCTCTGCGGGGATCTGGCTGTAATGGAGCAGGGGCGAATCATTGCCCAGGGGGACAAGCGTCAGCTATTTGAGGCTCCCCCCTGCCTTAGTGTGGCGCAACTGACGGGTTGCAAAAACATCTCGCGGGCCAAGCTCCTGGGCCCTCAACGGGTGCTGGCCTTGGATTGGGGCTGTGAGCTGCAGGTACAGGGATCCCCAGCGGGAGAATACATCGCCATCCGCGCCCACCACCTCACCTTCAGGCCCGACGGGAAGCTGCCCAACACGTTTCCGGCTTGGCTGGTGAAGTGGAGCGAGACCCCCCACCGACTGACTCTCTTCTTTAGGCTGGGCGGTCCTCCTGCCCACCGCCAGGACTATCACCTGCAAGCTGAGGTGTGGCGGGAGCGCTGGCGCGAGGTGGAGACTTGGGGATCCCCCTGGTGGCTACAGTTGGATCCCCGGCATCTGAGGGTGTTTTGA